Proteins encoded in a region of the Bradyrhizobium sp. CB3481 genome:
- a CDS encoding Lrp/AsnC family transcriptional regulator, with protein sequence MTERPPLDEIDLKILSELQRDGRIRNNELAERVGLSEPPCRRRVRALRERGYVSAIRATLDEKLLGYEVISFVLIQLQSQAQGPLQTFERSVAALPLVLQVWRISGDADYLLKCVARNVEGTHQQLLQFSAMPEVRNIRTFPVLGAAKDAPLPIPSSPIASDPSR encoded by the coding sequence ATGACGGAACGCCCGCCCCTCGACGAGATCGACCTGAAAATACTGTCGGAGCTGCAGCGGGACGGGCGCATCCGCAACAACGAGCTGGCGGAACGGGTTGGCCTCTCGGAGCCGCCGTGCCGGCGCCGCGTCCGCGCCCTGCGCGAGCGCGGTTACGTCAGCGCCATCAGGGCCACGCTCGACGAAAAGCTGCTGGGCTACGAGGTGATTTCCTTTGTCCTGATCCAGCTGCAGAGCCAGGCCCAGGGTCCGCTGCAGACGTTCGAGAGATCGGTCGCTGCGCTGCCATTGGTCCTGCAGGTCTGGCGGATTTCGGGCGACGCCGACTACCTTCTCAAATGCGTGGCGCGAAACGTCGAGGGCACGCACCAGCAGCTTCTGCAGTTCTCAGCGATGCCCGAGGTCCGCAACATCAGGACGTTCCCGGTGCTCGGCGCCGCCAAGGATGCGCCGCTGCCGATCCCGTCGAGCCCGATAGCGTCGGATCCGTCCCGATAG
- a CDS encoding isovaleryl-CoA dehydrogenase, whose protein sequence is MASNRALLLNFDLGETADAIRETVYAFSQNEIAPRATEIDRSNQFPRDLWPRIGALGLHGITVEEEYGGAGLGYLEHCIAVEEISRASAAVGLSYGAHSNLCVNQIRRNGNAVQKRKYLPKLISGEHVGSLAMSEPGAGSDVVSMKTRAEKKGDRFVLNGNKMWITNGPEADTLVVYAKTNPEAGPRGMTAFLIEKGMKGFSTAQKLDKLGMRGSDTCELLFEDCEVPEENVLGEVGRGVNVLMSGLDYERAVLAAGPIGIMQACMDVVLPYVHERKQFGEPIGTFQLVQGKIADMYTTMNASRAYVYAVAKACDRGETTREDAAGAILYAAEKATQCALDAIQLLGGNGYINDYPTGRLLRDAKLYEIGAGTSEIRRMLIGRELFEKTA, encoded by the coding sequence ATGGCCTCAAACCGGGCGCTGCTGCTGAACTTCGACCTTGGCGAGACTGCGGACGCCATCCGCGAGACGGTGTATGCGTTCTCGCAGAACGAAATCGCCCCGCGCGCCACCGAAATCGACCGCAGCAACCAATTCCCGCGCGACCTCTGGCCCAGGATCGGCGCGCTCGGCCTGCACGGCATCACGGTCGAGGAGGAGTATGGCGGCGCCGGCCTCGGCTATCTCGAGCACTGCATCGCGGTCGAGGAAATATCCCGCGCTTCCGCCGCGGTCGGCCTGTCCTACGGCGCGCATTCCAACCTCTGCGTCAACCAGATCCGCCGCAACGGCAACGCGGTGCAGAAGCGCAAATATTTGCCAAAACTGATCTCCGGCGAGCATGTCGGCTCGCTGGCGATGTCAGAGCCGGGCGCAGGTTCCGACGTGGTCTCGATGAAGACCCGCGCCGAGAAGAAGGGCGACCGCTTCGTGCTGAACGGCAACAAGATGTGGATCACCAACGGCCCCGAGGCCGATACGCTGGTGGTCTATGCCAAGACCAATCCGGAGGCCGGTCCGCGCGGCATGACCGCCTTTCTGATCGAAAAGGGCATGAAGGGATTTTCCACCGCGCAAAAGCTCGACAAGCTCGGCATGCGCGGCTCCGACACCTGCGAATTGCTGTTCGAAGATTGCGAGGTGCCGGAAGAGAATGTGCTCGGCGAGGTCGGCCGCGGCGTCAACGTCTTGATGTCGGGCCTCGACTACGAGCGCGCGGTGCTGGCGGCGGGGCCGATTGGCATCATGCAGGCCTGCATGGACGTGGTGCTGCCTTATGTCCACGAGCGCAAGCAGTTCGGCGAGCCGATCGGCACGTTTCAACTGGTGCAGGGCAAGATCGCCGACATGTACACGACGATGAACGCCTCGCGCGCCTATGTCTATGCGGTCGCCAAGGCCTGTGACCGCGGCGAGACCACCCGCGAGGACGCCGCCGGCGCCATTCTCTATGCGGCCGAAAAAGCCACGCAATGCGCGCTCGACGCCATCCAGCTTCTGGGCGGCAACGGCTACATCAACGACTACCCGACCGGGCGGCTGCTCCGCGACGCCAAGCTCTACGAGATCGGCGCCGGCACATCCGAAATCCGCCGCATGCTGATCGGCCGGGAGCTGTTCGAAAAGACCGCTTGA
- a CDS encoding ETC complex I subunit, which produces MTARIFKPAKNAMQSGRANAQEWQLDYEPEHPRAVEPLMGWTASTDMKQQLTLRFDTKEDAIAYCERKGIAYQVIEPKDSVQRAVAYADNFAFKRVEPWTH; this is translated from the coding sequence ATGACCGCACGGATTTTCAAGCCCGCCAAGAACGCGATGCAATCGGGCCGGGCCAACGCCCAGGAATGGCAGCTTGACTATGAGCCGGAGCACCCGCGGGCCGTGGAGCCGCTGATGGGCTGGACCGCTTCGACCGACATGAAGCAGCAGCTCACCCTGCGGTTCGACACCAAGGAAGACGCGATCGCCTATTGCGAGCGCAAGGGCATTGCCTACCAGGTGATCGAGCCGAAGGATTCGGTGCAGCGGGCGGTCGCCTACGCCGACAATTTCGCCTTCAAGCGCGTCGAGCCCTGGACCCACTAG
- a CDS encoding TetR/AcrR family transcriptional regulator yields MARTIGSHGPKTMEAIRKAGLRLIFEHGYAAMSLRQLAAEVGIQSGSLYNHISTKQELLFDLIRDHINELLRQLDRALEGKQRPADKLRAFTAFHVTYHMTKKREVFIANSELRSLEQKNYEEIVALRGAYERRLADILSEGVAECEFDVVDIQVATFAILALLTGLTTWYRPGGRLTKEAIVAAHEKMVLSGVAPSAASERARTKRAPSRLAARGKPARR; encoded by the coding sequence ATGGCGCGGACGATCGGCTCACACGGCCCCAAGACGATGGAGGCGATCCGCAAGGCTGGGCTGCGCCTGATCTTCGAGCATGGCTACGCCGCGATGAGCCTGCGCCAGCTCGCGGCCGAAGTCGGGATCCAATCGGGCTCGCTCTACAACCATATCTCGACCAAGCAGGAATTGCTGTTCGACCTGATACGGGACCACATCAACGAACTGCTTCGCCAGCTCGACCGCGCCCTGGAAGGCAAGCAGCGGCCGGCCGACAAGCTGCGCGCCTTCACTGCCTTCCACGTTACCTACCACATGACCAAGAAGCGCGAGGTCTTCATCGCCAATTCCGAGCTGCGCAGCCTCGAGCAGAAAAATTACGAGGAGATCGTGGCGCTGCGCGGCGCCTATGAGCGGCGGCTGGCGGACATCCTCAGCGAAGGCGTCGCCGAGTGCGAGTTCGATGTCGTAGATATCCAGGTGGCGACCTTTGCGATCCTGGCCCTGTTGACCGGCCTGACCACCTGGTACCGACCCGGCGGCCGCCTCACGAAGGAGGCCATCGTCGCCGCCCATGAGAAGATGGTACTGTCGGGCGTCGCCCCCAGCGCGGCGTCGGAGCGGGCTCGAACCAAGCGCGCGCCTTCCCGCCTCGCAGCGCGCGGCAAGCCGGCGCGCCGGTGA
- a CDS encoding carboxyl transferase domain-containing protein has protein sequence MPLHSTIDPTSSEFARNADVMRGLVAELREKLKVVSGGGGEASRKRHTSRGKMLARERVDLLVDPGTAFLELSPLAANGLYGGDVHSASVITGVGRISGRECIIVANDATIKGGTYYPMTVKKHLRAQDIARQNNLPCVYMVDSGGAFLPMQDEIFPDERHFGRIFYNQAQMSSMGIPQIAIVMGSCTAGGAYVPAMSDESIIVRNQGTIFLGGPPLVKAATGEVVSAEELGGADVHSRHSGVTDHYAQNDAHAIGIARRIVATLKQPTKAALNMREPREPLFPAEEIYGVVSADGRKPFDVHDIIARIVDGSEFDEFKKLYGTTLICGFAHIWGHPVGIIANNGILFSESSLKGAHFIELCCQRNIPLVFLQNITGFMVGKKYEAGGIARDGAKLVTAVATAGVPKFTVVIGGSYGAGNYGMCGRSYSPRFLWLWPNARISVMGGEQASMVLSQVRRDNIEAKGETWSAEEEEKFRAPIRAQYESQGNPYYATARLWDDGVIDPADTRLVLGLGLSAAANAPIESTKFGLFRM, from the coding sequence ATGCCGCTTCATTCCACCATCGATCCCACATCGTCTGAATTTGCCCGCAACGCCGACGTGATGCGTGGTCTCGTGGCCGAGCTGCGCGAGAAGCTCAAGGTGGTCTCCGGCGGCGGCGGCGAGGCGTCACGCAAGCGGCATACCTCGCGCGGCAAGATGCTGGCGCGCGAGCGCGTCGACCTGCTGGTCGATCCCGGCACCGCCTTCCTCGAACTGTCGCCGCTGGCCGCCAATGGCCTTTATGGCGGTGACGTCCATTCGGCGAGCGTGATTACCGGCGTGGGGCGCATTTCGGGCCGCGAATGTATCATCGTGGCCAATGATGCCACCATCAAGGGCGGCACCTACTACCCGATGACGGTGAAAAAGCACCTGCGCGCGCAGGACATCGCGCGGCAGAACAATCTTCCTTGCGTCTACATGGTCGATTCCGGTGGCGCCTTCCTGCCGATGCAGGACGAGATCTTTCCGGACGAGCGGCATTTCGGTCGTATCTTCTATAACCAGGCGCAGATGTCCTCGATGGGCATTCCGCAGATCGCCATCGTGATGGGCTCCTGCACCGCCGGCGGCGCTTACGTGCCGGCGATGTCGGACGAGAGCATCATCGTGCGCAATCAGGGCACCATCTTCCTCGGCGGGCCGCCGCTGGTGAAGGCGGCGACCGGCGAGGTTGTTTCCGCCGAAGAGCTCGGCGGCGCCGACGTGCATTCGCGGCATTCCGGCGTCACCGATCATTACGCGCAAAACGATGCGCATGCGATCGGGATCGCCCGGCGCATCGTCGCTACCTTGAAGCAACCCACCAAGGCTGCGCTCAACATGCGTGAGCCTCGCGAGCCGTTATTCCCCGCCGAGGAAATCTACGGCGTCGTCTCCGCCGACGGCAGAAAACCGTTCGACGTCCACGACATCATTGCGCGGATCGTCGACGGCTCGGAGTTCGATGAATTCAAGAAGCTCTATGGCACTACGCTGATCTGCGGCTTCGCCCATATCTGGGGCCATCCGGTTGGCATCATCGCCAATAACGGCATCCTGTTCAGCGAGAGCTCGCTGAAGGGCGCACACTTCATCGAATTGTGCTGCCAGCGCAATATTCCGCTGGTGTTTTTGCAGAACATCACGGGCTTCATGGTTGGCAAGAAATACGAGGCCGGCGGCATTGCGCGCGACGGCGCCAAGCTGGTGACCGCGGTCGCAACCGCGGGCGTGCCGAAATTCACCGTCGTGATCGGCGGCTCTTACGGCGCCGGCAATTACGGCATGTGCGGGCGGTCCTATAGCCCGCGCTTTCTCTGGCTGTGGCCGAATGCCCGTATCTCGGTGATGGGCGGCGAGCAGGCCTCGATGGTGCTCAGTCAAGTACGACGCGACAATATCGAAGCCAAGGGCGAGACCTGGTCGGCGGAAGAGGAAGAGAAGTTTCGTGCGCCGATCCGCGCGCAATATGAAAGCCAGGGCAATCCCTATTACGCCACTGCGCGGCTA